A segment of the Bacteriovorax sp. Seq25_V genome:
TGAGCATATCTTCACTGAAACAAATAACGTTGCTGGTGTTGCTGAAGTTCACGGTGGATCGGGGAACCCGTCTCCATGGACAGCAAGAGGTGTTTACAGAGGTATTGAAGCTTCTTGTTTAAAAGTATTTGGTGATAAATCTCCAAAAGGTAAAGTTGTTGCTCTTCAAGGTGCTGGATCTGTAGGTCGTTTCCTAGGTGAGTACCTATATAATGAAGGTGCAAAAGTTTACGTTTGTGATATCAGTGAAAAGAACCTTGAACTTTTCAAAGAAAAAGTACCAAATGCAGAAATCGTTGGTGTTGATGAAATCTACGACGTAAAAGCAGATATCTATTCTCCATGTGCTCTTGGTGCAACAATCAATGACAACACAATTGATAGACTTCAGTGTAAAATCGTAGCTGGTGCTGCAAATAACCAACTTGCAGAAGCGAGACACGGACAAATCCTAATGGATCGTGGAATTCTTTATGCTCCAGATTACCTAATTAATGCTGGTGGTTTAATGAACGTTTCAATTGAATTTGAAGGATGGTCTGCAGATAAAGCTGTAAGAATGGTTGATTCAATCTTTGATACAACTCTTAAGATCTTCGCAATCTCTGATGAACAAAATATTCCAGTTTATAAAGCAACAGACATTCTTGCTGAATCAAGAATCGAAGCTATTAGAAATATAAGCGGAAAGTATTTAGGGAATCTATCTCACCGTTTCCCTGGAAGAAAAACTAGATAATTTTTCATATAAAAGACCCGCTTCGGCGGGTTTTTTTTCGTCAATTTTTGAAAGTCGTATATAATTAAATGATGAAGTATAGTTTTGTTTTCTTGTTATTCTTATTATCTGTTCCGACATTCGGACAGAAGCTCAAACTCTATACAATTGAAATCCCAAATATTAATACTCAAAATGCACAGTCCTATTACTATAAACTTATCACAATGATTAAAAAGGTTAGTGGTGAGGACTTTGAAGTTGTTTTTCTCCCTCCTTCAAGGGCAATTAGAAAATTTAATCAGGATCGAGAGTCTTGCTTTTTTCCATACTCAAAACAAGAAGAATCGAGTCCAAAGACCTTGATCTTTTCAAGACCCCTTGTAGATCTTGAACTTTTCGCCATTACAAAGAAGAGTAGCGAGCTAGTGACGAGAACTAATATCTATAAGAAAAAACGAATCGCTTTAAACTCTTCCTTTCGCAATAGTTTTTTCTTTCCATCAGATTTCAAAGTTTACTATGTCGAGACTGAAGATCAGTTATTCTTTATGCTTGATCAT
Coding sequences within it:
- a CDS encoding Glu/Leu/Phe/Val dehydrogenase, which translates into the protein MLSFERLYKDGHEEVIFFSDPSCNLKVIVAIHNTVLGPALGGTRMWNYKSEEEALDDVLRLSKGMTYKAAVSGLNLGGGKAVIIGDPEKDKSEALFRSYGKFLESLNGRYITAEDVNTRVEDIEHIFTETNNVAGVAEVHGGSGNPSPWTARGVYRGIEASCLKVFGDKSPKGKVVALQGAGSVGRFLGEYLYNEGAKVYVCDISEKNLELFKEKVPNAEIVGVDEIYDVKADIYSPCALGATINDNTIDRLQCKIVAGAANNQLAEARHGQILMDRGILYAPDYLINAGGLMNVSIEFEGWSADKAVRMVDSIFDTTLKIFAISDEQNIPVYKATDILAESRIEAIRNISGKYLGNLSHRFPGRKTR